A genomic stretch from Silurus meridionalis isolate SWU-2019-XX chromosome 1, ASM1480568v1, whole genome shotgun sequence includes:
- the ip6k2a gene encoding inositol hexakisphosphate kinase 2a: protein MSPAIGRMMESEQPMALGKGVLLEPFVHQVGGHSCVLRFGEQTICKPLIPREHQFYKSLPVAMRKFTPQYRGVVSVSFEEDEEGNLCLIAYPLHSDLGDLENVDPSSDLEPKNKMKWSKKMLLDNEGYSKERARHSRKDKDKSLKREEELEWFQQAEVLYYSLERSNAATPQPKHNPWSLKCHQQHLQRMKENAKHRNQYKFILLENLTWRHTMPCVLDLKMGTRQHGDDATEEKKAMQIRKCQQSTSSSIGVRLCGMQVYQSNSGQLMFMNKYHGRKLTLAGFKEALFQFFHDGRRLRHELLSPVLRRLREMQAALEACESYRFYSSSLLIIYDGDPPCSCRSTEDRLSDEEGEEEEEEEEEQGAFGFPHGTGGASGKVCSGASSGVNSSSGNSQPAVDVRMIDFAHTTCRHYREDSVVHEGQDTGYIFGLQNLITIISQLEEHSAD from the exons ATGAGCCCAGCCATCGGGCGGATGATGGAGTCAGAGCAGCCAATGGCTTTGGGGAAAGGGGTTCTCCTTGAGCCCTTCGTGCACCAGGTGGGCGGCCACTCGTGTGTGCTGCGCTTCGGCGAGCAGACCATCTGCAAGCCGCTGATCCCTCGGGAGCACCAGTTCTACAAGAGCCTCCCGGTCGCCATGCGCAAGTTCACCCCGCAGTACCGAG GGGTAGTGTCTGTAAGCtttgaggaggatgaggagggaaACCTGTGTCTCATCGCCTACCCGCTGCACAGCGACCTGGGTGATCTGGAGAACGTGGATCCCTCGTCTGACCTGGAACCTAAGAATAAGATGAAGTGGTCCAAAAAAATGTTGCTGGACAACGAAGGCTACAGCAAGGAAAGGGCCAGACACTCGCGCAAGGACAAAGATAAAAG TCTGAAGAGGGAGGAGGAGTTGGAGTGGTTCCAGCAGGCTGAGGTGCTCTACTATAGCCTGGAGAGGAGTAACGCTGCTACACCACAGCCTAAGCACAACCCCTGGAGCCTCAAGTGCCACCAACAACACCTGCAAAGAATGAAGGAGAACGCCAAGCACCGTAACCAGTACA AGTTTATCCTGTTGGAGAACCTGACATGGCGTCACACAATGCCATGTGTTTTGGATCTAAAGATGGGAACACGACAGCACGGTGATGATGCCACTGAAGAAAAGAAAGCCATGCAAATACGCAAGTGTCAACAGAGCACATCGTCCAGTATTGGGGTCCGTCTCTGTGGCATGCAG gtcTACCAGTCTAACTCGGGTCAGCTCATGTTCATGAACAAATACCATGGACGCAAGCTGACGTTGGCAGGGTTTAAAGAGGCTCTGTTCCAGTTCTTCCATGACGGACGGAGGTTGCGGCACGAGCTCCTGTCCCCTGTGCTGCGTCGCCTCAGAGAAATGCAGGCCGCCCTGGAGGCGTGCGAGAGCTACCGTTTCTACTCCAGCTCGCTTCTCATTATCTACGATGGCGACCCGCCATGCTCCTGCCGCTCGACCGAGGACCGCCTCTCTGATGAAGagggggaagaagaagaagaagaagaggaggagcaaGGTGCTTTCGGCTTTCCGCACGGCACTGGCGGAGCGAGTGGGAAAGTTTGTAGTGGTGCGAGCAGTGGTGTTAACAGCAGCAGTGGGAACTCCCAGCCTGCAGTGGATGTGCGAATGATTGATTTCGCCCACACCACGTGCAGGCACTATAGAGAGGACAGTGTGGTGCACGAGGGCCAGGACACAGGATACATTTTTGGCCTACAGAACCTCATAACTATCATTTCTCAGTTAGAGGAGCACAGTGCTGATTGA